The window ACCTCGGACTGAACATTCCCAAGTGGCCCCGCTTCCATCAGCAAGTCATTATAGTACTTCATACCGAAGAACATCCCCGTGTCATCTGCGTATGGAAACACAGATTAGTTCATTAAATGCCCGGCTCATGAAATGGTACAAGAACCAAAAACAGGCACACTCACTTATGGATTCATACGCCACGAGAGGCTTGTAATCCATACTGAAAACTTGGGTCACGTTGTTTAGGTTGGGATGCTGGACTACGAGAGACCAAAGCGTGTAGTTCATCCGATAATTGAAGTTTGTGATGGCGATCTTGACGCGCCAGTAGTCCTTGTAGTTGAGCTTCACATGCCAGTGTACTCGGACTGGGCACATGTGGTGCGTGCATTGTAATAGAGGTGCATTGTCTTTTTTAGGTGTGTTTACCCCTGCCATGCTTAGAATTTTGGAGTCACTCCTGCATCACCAATAGCCACATCAAGTTTAGTTACTCCAGTAAACAGGCTTCGGGTGATTTATCATTGAGCACATAAGCGCTCGATCCTATTTCGGAAACAGCAAGTGCAATAAATGAGTAACAACCCATTTTTGGCTTACTTGACACAGGTATTCTTGTTCTGGCAACCACAGGCACAGGAGGGGCAAGGAGTGATGGTTTCATTGTAGAAAGATGAGAAAGAGACACAGCAGCTGGGATTTTTCCTAGCCAGGAACTGGGAATAAGTGCAGGTCACATTCCATGTCACTGCAATTTAAGAGCACAGAAAAGGTATGTTAGAAGTCACAACCACATGTTTCAGTGTTACACCATGGTTCTTCGGAACGGAGCTGCAGAATTGCATAAGGAATCAGTAAGAACCAGGAAATACATGTCAATGAGGTGAAACGGTTACGCTTTGCCTTTATTCTTTTAGGCTAAGTTGAGACATTCCACCATTAGAACAATAAATCAATCTGAAAGTTCTTTTCGCACAACAGGGTTGAAATTTCGAGATACAAAAAGATTGTGCAAAGCGAACTTACTCAATGCCTGAGTTTTCCGGCGCTTGTCGGTGGTAAGGAAGTTGGTGGATGGCACGACCTTCGCAGGCCCACAGGTGTACCCAGGTCCTGGACCCAGTAAAGTGAAGTTCTTCGGGAGCTTGACCGTCTTATTTGAAGTACCAGACAGGCCGACGCTGATTTGGAAAGCAGAGACCGAAGCCAATGGATCTTGACCCCAAGCGGCGACAACCCCGCCTTTGCAGCAATTTGCATACTGCAGGTTGTAAGGGACACCGGGGAGCAAGTCCACGACTGTGGGTGTTCTCTTGCAGCTATGAGGTATAGCGGCTTTGAACTTGGAGCAGTCGCCTTGTTCGGTGGTTTGAGCACCCACCATGGACCATATTATTTCCTTCTTTGCCCAGGCCCATCCGATGGTCCAGCCGGGGCTCATTATGTGTCGGTACATCTGGAAATTGTTCAAAGTGACGACCGCCTGCATTAACCGGTAGCATTAGGAAAGGACATCGGTacatttccctttcttttctacgATGGTGCAGTGGTAGTCGAGGTGACTAGAATCACACAGGCTTTGAAGACGGATTTCGGTGGAGAATCTACGATTTCTCCAGTACATGGGTTTACATCACTGGAGATTAGCGAGATTGTATTCATCAGTACTTACCACATAACCGTCTGTGGTCCAAGACATGATGTCCCATTTGATTGTTACATTGCCATTCGGATCCAGGGGATCATATGCAGCTGCAGCGACGATGAAACACCAATTTTAGAGTGGACAAAAACAACCGCAAGATAATTCATCGATTCCCCTTTGGGACATAGAAGCTTACTTACCCGCATGGAAAACGAACACAAAAACGAAGGCTAGGATGACTGATCTCATATCGAGAAAGACAAATCAATCGCGTCTATATGGCAAAGGATGTGGGGCGTGAGTATGCTCTCATGCAACTTCCGGCAAATTCTTCCCAGGAGCTGCTGAAGCGAACTCGCAAGATATATGGTGATGAAGTGCTTCTAACTAGGAGATGCAATGGCTAATGGGAACGCTGCGTGGTT of the Eucalyptus grandis isolate ANBG69807.140 chromosome 10, ASM1654582v1, whole genome shotgun sequence genome contains:
- the LOC104422037 gene encoding COBRA-like protein 4, with translation MRSVILAFVFVFVFHAAAYDPLDPNGNVTIKWDIMSWTTDGYVAVVTLNNFQMYRHIMSPGWTIGWAWAKKEIIWSMVGAQTTEQGDCSKFKAAIPHSCKRTPTVVDLLPGVPYNLQYANCCKGGVVAAWGQDPLASVSAFQISVGLSGTSNKTVKLPKNFTLLGPGPGYTCGPAKVVPSTNFLTTDKRRKTQALMTWNVTCTYSQFLARKNPSCCVSFSSFYNETITPCPSCACGCQNKNTCVKSDSKILSMAGVNTPKKDNAPLLQCTHHMCPVRVHWHVKLNYKDYWRVKIAITNFNYRMNYTLWSLVVQHPNLNNVTQVFSMDYKPLVAYESINDTGMFFGMKYYNDLLMEAGPLGNVQSEVLLQKDKNTFTFKQGWAFPRKVYFNGDECMLPPPDSYPFLPNSARRKLLPVSTLVSWVLLMMFAAW